The following coding sequences lie in one Equus asinus isolate D_3611 breed Donkey chromosome 1, EquAss-T2T_v2, whole genome shotgun sequence genomic window:
- the FBXO30 gene encoding F-box only protein 30, producing the protein MEEELQHSHCVNCVSRRCMTRPEPGVSCDLIGCPLVCGAVFHSCKADEHRLLCPFERVPCLNSDFGCPFTMARNKVAEHLETCPASVVCCTMEWNRWPVSYADRKSYENLSRDVDEVAQLDMALALQDQRMLLESLKVATMMSKATDKVSEPREQISVKSSIPEIPHANGLVSVDEESYGALYQATVETTRSLAAALDILNTATRDIGMLSSSLCASPNDMNEEQNARESLQNRNLKDQDHLYEDEIGAAGGIDHNDISQNAQSEQNGSSDLLCDLNTSSYGTSALCNGFPLENICTQVLDQNQNLHGDSEQSNLTNGECVASDGTSKPSSSLSVAAQLREVIPSNALPNGTVQHSLAPDDEHEGELCGRKADLGDLRNADVLSFSHPPSFKFLSNSSWAKPKEDKAVDTSDLEVAEDPMGLQGIDLITAALLFCLGDSPGGRGISDSRMVDVYHIDFGTQTFSLPSAILATNTMVGEIASASACDHANPQLSNPSPFQTLGLDLVLECVARYQPKQRSMFTFVCGQLFRRKEFSSHFKNVHGDIHAGLNGWMEQRCPLAYYGCTYSQRRFCPSTQGAKIIHDHHLRSFGVQPCVSTVLVEPARNCVLGLHSDHLSSLPFEVLQHIASFLDGFSLCQLSCVSRLMRDVCGSLLQSRGMVILQWGKRKYPEGNSSWQIKEKVWRFSTAFCSINEWKFADILSMADHLKKCSYNIVEKREEAIPLPCMCVTRELTKEGRSLRSVLKPVL; encoded by the exons ATGGAGGAGGAGCTGCAGCATTCGCACTGTGTGAATTGTGTCAGTAGACGGTGTATGACCCGACCAGAGCCTGGGGTTTCCTGTGACTTGATTGGTTGTCCACTGGTTTGTGGAGCAGTTTTCCATTCTTGTAAAGCTGATGAACATCGACTTTTATGTCCTTTTGAACGAGTGCCTTGCTTAAATAGTGACTTTGGATGTCCATTTACAATGGCTCGAAATAAAGTTGCTGAACATCTGGAAACGTGTCCTGCAAGTGTGGTGTGCTGTACTATGGAGTGGAACCGGTGGCCAGTTAGTTATGCAGACCGGAAGTCGTATGAAAATCTAAGCAGAGATGTCGATGAAGTGGCGCAATTAGATATGGCCTTGGCCCTTCAAGACCAAAGGATGCTTTTAGAATCTCTCAAAGTAGCCACCATGATGTCAAAAGCGACTGATAAAGTATCAGAACCTAGAGAACAAATCTCAGTTAAATCAAGTATCCCAGAAATACCACATGCTAATGGTTTGGTGTCTGTTGATGAAGAATCTTATGGTGCACTTTATCAAGCTACTGTAGAAACAACCAGAAGTTTGGCTGCTGCTTTAGATATCCTGAATACCGCCACAAGAGACATTGGCATGTTAAGTTCGAGTCTTTGTGCTTCCCCAAATGACATGAATGaagaacaaaatgccagagaAAGCTTACAGAATAGAAACTTGAAAGACCAGGACCACCTTTATGAGGATGAGATAGGAGCAGCAGGTGGAATTGACCATAACGACATCAGTCAGAATGCCCAGTCTGAACAAAATGGTTCAAGTGATTTGTTATGTGACTTGAATACTAGTTCTTATGGCACTTCTGCTCTTTGTAATGGCTTTCCTCTGGAAAATATATGTACACAGGTCTTAGACCAGAACCAGAATTTACATGGTGATTCAGAACAAAGTAACTTAACAAATGGAGAATGTGTGGCATCGGATGGCACTTCAAAACCTTCCAGTTCACTTTCAGTAGCAGCACAACTTAGGGAAGTAATACCATCTAATGCTTTGCCTAATGGCACAGTCCAGCATAGCCTCGCGCCAGATGATGAGCATGAAGGAGAGCTGTGTGGGAGAAAAGCAGACTTGGGGGACTTGAGGAATGCGGATGTCTTATCTTTCAGTCATCCTCCTTCATTCAAATTTCTTTCTAATTCAAGTTGGGCTAAACCAAAGGAAGATAAAGCAGTAGATACATCAGATTTGGAAGTTGCAGAAGATCCAATGGGCCTCCAAGGAATAGACCTGATCACAGCAGCGTTGCTGTTTTGTCTGGGAGATTCTCCAGGGGGGAGGGGTATATCTGATAGTCGCATGGTTGATGTTTATCACATTGACTTTGGGACTCAGACTTTTTCACTTCCATCTGCAATATTAGCTACAAATACAATGGTTGGGGAAATTGCTTCAGCTTCAGCTTGTGATCATGCCAACCCACAGCTTTCAAATCCAAGTCCTTTTCAGACACTTGGGCTGGATTTAGTATTGGAATGTGTCGCTAGGTACCAACCCAAACAGCGTTCAATGTTTACATTTGTTTGTGGACAATTGTTTAGAAGGAAAgaattttcttcacattttaagaACGTGCATGGTGACATTCATGCTGGACTCAATGGCTGGATGGAACAGAGGTGCCCTTTAGCATACTATGGTTGTACCTACTCTCAGCGTAGATTTTGTCCATCAACACAAGGAGCAAAGATTATACATGACCACCATTTGAGGTCATTTGGAGTTCAGCCGTGTGTGTCTACAGTGTTAGTAGAGCCTGCTAGAAACTGTGTGTTGGGATTACATAGTGACCATCTAAGTAGTCTTCCTTTTGAGGTCCTACAACATATTGCAAGCTTTCTCGATGGCTTCAGTTTATGCCAGCTCTCGTGTGTATCCAGGTTAATGAGGGATGTGTGTGGCAGTCTGCTTCAGTCTCGTGGAATGGTCATACTGCAGTGGGGGAAAAGGAAGTATCCAGAAGGAAATTCATCATGGCAGATTAAAGAAAAG GTATGGCGATTCAGTACTGCATTTTGTTCTATTAATGAATGGAAATTTGCTGACATCCTAAGCATGGCTGACCACTTGAAGAAATGCAGTTACAATATTGTAGAGAAACGAGAGGAAGCCATCCCATTGCCGTGTATGTGTGTGACACGAGAGCTCACTAAAGAAGGACGTTCACTTCGCTCAGTTTTAAAACCTGTCCTTTAA